In Halomonas alkalicola, the following proteins share a genomic window:
- a CDS encoding nickel/cobalt transporter → MSRHASSLPSSAGPAGVSYRLRSFLTRHRWRLGGLALLVIVAALLMQLGVMRGLSLQILAWQRELHRALTLAVSGWSETPSWATAGWLLALSFGYGVFHAAGPGHGKAVLSTYLVSQGGGLKRALGLSFSAALLQGMMAIAMVLVLVQGLGWLTRRAVGSVASLELASFLMVALLGAWLCLRAWRLLRRTRAGGDHGQHDHRHAHHHHDHQGAHGHAHAHRHAHAHDHSHAHDHSHDHSHTHDHSHVHGHAHGHQHDGCGCGSRHHIAPEEVGNWRTALATVVVIGLRPCTGAVLMMGAASLLGHAALGAAAVMVMALGTAMTVSALALASVLARDWVMRHYGRFAGGGGAARLGRLSVWLAMGGGLAILWLGASLAWQVGSAPTGGLPLLS, encoded by the coding sequence ATGTCGCGTCACGCCAGCTCGCTCCCTTCGTCTGCCGGCCCGGCCGGCGTTTCCTACCGGTTGAGAAGTTTCCTGACCCGCCACCGATGGCGGCTGGGCGGCCTGGCGCTGCTGGTCATCGTGGCCGCGCTGCTGATGCAGCTGGGCGTGATGCGCGGCCTGAGCCTGCAGATCCTGGCCTGGCAGCGCGAGCTTCACCGGGCGCTCACCCTGGCGGTGAGCGGCTGGTCCGAGACGCCCAGCTGGGCCACCGCCGGCTGGCTGCTGGCGCTGAGCTTCGGCTATGGGGTCTTCCATGCCGCCGGCCCCGGCCACGGCAAGGCGGTGCTCTCCACCTACCTGGTCTCCCAGGGGGGCGGCCTCAAGCGCGCCCTGGGGCTCTCGTTCAGCGCCGCCCTGCTGCAGGGCATGATGGCCATCGCCATGGTACTGGTGCTGGTTCAGGGCCTGGGCTGGCTGACGCGCCGGGCCGTGGGCAGCGTGGCGAGCCTGGAGCTGGCGAGCTTTCTGATGGTGGCGCTGCTGGGGGCCTGGCTCTGCCTGAGGGCCTGGCGGCTGCTGCGGCGCACGCGGGCCGGCGGCGATCACGGCCAGCATGATCACCGCCACGCCCACCACCACCACGACCACCAGGGGGCTCACGGCCATGCGCACGCTCACCGCCATGCCCATGCCCATGACCACAGCCACGCCCATGACCACAGCCATGACCACAGCCATACGCATGACCACAGCCACGTTCATGGGCACGCTCACGGCCATCAGCACGATGGCTGCGGCTGCGGATCGCGCCACCATATCGCCCCGGAGGAGGTCGGCAACTGGCGCACGGCGCTGGCCACCGTGGTGGTAATCGGCCTGCGCCCCTGCACCGGCGCGGTGCTGATGATGGGGGCGGCCAGCCTGCTGGGCCATGCGGCCCTGGGGGCTGCGGCGGTCATGGTAATGGCGCTGGGCACGGCGATGACGGTCTCGGCCCTGGCGCTGGCCAGCGTGCTGGCCAGGGACTGGGTCATGCGCCACTACGGCCGGTTCGCCGGCGGTGGGGGCGCGGCGCGCCTGGGGCGGCTGAGTGTCTGGCTGGCCATGGGGGGCGGCCTGGCGATTCTGTGGCTCGGGGCCTCGCTGGCCTGGCAGGTCGGCAGCGCGCCGACGGGCGGACTGCCGCTGCTCTCCTGA